From the genome of Deinococcus sp. JMULE3, one region includes:
- a CDS encoding transposase family protein, translating into MRLEKLKSRGRSFERLVGLSPAEFDQLLIELEPLWERSHHRSLSRAGRVRRIGAGNTFKLDLSQRLLVTLLYLRQYFTMHVLGILFDLDAANICRNIHALLPVLEQALPAPLRPRTLQAEPDEAPGGASRNPRKIRSLEEFLEIFPELTDVIVDGTEQPRGQPKVKKGENPGKKAVGRPKDKKRFYSVKKRTHTLKTQVAVTPEGQIVHLSATASGRTHDMKVLRRSRLMNRLPRHVRVWGDRGYTGMEKVYPDWETIVPAKRPKNGELSKEQRELNRLISKVRISAENAIGRIKKFRVCKEFFRNRTSQHGVMWGCVAGLVNLRWQRRHHLCTP; encoded by the coding sequence TTGCGGCTTGAGAAGCTGAAATCCAGGGGGCGGTCCTTTGAACGGCTGGTGGGGTTGAGTCCTGCCGAGTTTGACCAGCTGCTGATTGAACTGGAGCCCTTGTGGGAACGGAGTCATCACCGCTCCCTTTCCCGCGCCGGACGGGTCCGGCGCATCGGAGCGGGCAACACCTTCAAGCTCGACCTCAGCCAGCGACTGCTGGTCACGCTGCTCTATCTGCGACAGTACTTCACCATGCATGTTCTGGGCATCCTGTTCGATCTGGACGCGGCGAACATCTGCCGGAACATCCATGCCCTGCTGCCGGTCCTGGAGCAGGCGTTGCCTGCTCCCCTCCGTCCCCGGACGCTCCAGGCCGAGCCGGATGAGGCTCCTGGAGGGGCGAGCAGGAACCCGAGGAAAATACGCTCTCTGGAGGAGTTTCTGGAGATCTTCCCCGAACTGACCGACGTGATCGTGGATGGGACTGAGCAACCTCGCGGGCAGCCGAAAGTGAAGAAGGGGGAGAACCCCGGCAAGAAGGCGGTCGGGCGGCCCAAGGACAAGAAGCGCTTTTACAGCGTCAAGAAAAGGACCCATACCCTGAAAACCCAGGTGGCGGTGACGCCCGAAGGACAGATCGTGCACCTCAGTGCGACCGCCAGCGGTCGCACCCACGACATGAAGGTGCTGCGACGTTCCCGACTGATGAACCGACTGCCCAGGCACGTCCGGGTGTGGGGAGACCGGGGCTATACCGGAATGGAGAAGGTCTATCCGGACTGGGAAACCATCGTGCCCGCCAAACGACCGAAGAACGGCGAGTTGAGCAAGGAGCAACGTGAGCTGAATCGGCTGATCTCCAAGGTGCGGATCAGCGCTGAGAATGCCATCGGCCGCATCAAGAAATTTCGCGTCTGCAAGGAGTTTTTCAGGAATCGGACCTCACAGCACGGCGTGATGTGGGGGTGTGTCGCCGGACTCGTCAATCTCCGTTGGCAACGCCGCCACCACCTCTGCACGCCCTGA